The Anabaena sp. WA102 genome contains a region encoding:
- a CDS encoding CHAT domain-containing protein translates to MSHRQIRLIAFITFILTVLQPVVNLPMLFQVSQVLAQTPATRKAEAERLFQQGIKQFQTSQFTAALQSWQQALIIYREIKDRQGEGQSLGNLGIAYNALGDYTKAIEYQSSRLAIAREIKDRLGEGNALGNLGNAYFLLGDYTKAIEYHTSHLAIAREIKDRLGEGNALGNLGLAYSSLGDYTKAIEYHTSSLAIAREIKDRLGEGQSLGNLGNAYSSLGDYTKAIEYHTSRLAIAREIKDRLGEGNALGNLGNAYFLLGDYTKAIEYHTSRLAIAREIKDRRGEGAALNNLGGAYDALGEYTKAIEYYTFSLVIAREIKDRRGEGQSLGNLGNAYFSLGDYTKAIEYHTSRLAIAREIKDRRGEGNALNNLGNAYYALGDYTKAIEYYSSSLAIAREIKDRKGEGNALGNLGSAYDALGDYTKAIEYYSSSLAILREIKDRRGESQSLNNLGNAYDALGDYTKAIEYHTSSLAIAREIKDIQGEGASLNNLGATFYKSGNLPQAETTLFTGIEVWESIRGKLGNNDSYKVSIFEEQARTYRILQKVLIAQNKTNAALEISERGRARAFVELLSSRLSNTNTSQTSQPAVDKPTISLLQKIAKQQNATLVQYSIITDDLKIDGKQQTKESELYIWVIKPTGEIAFRKSDLKPLWQKENTTLRELVDDSRESIGVKRRGGIVASLDPNAAPVKGRFQRLHELLITPIADLLPKKETERVVFIPQNELFLVPFPALQDEKGKYLIEKHTILTAPSIQILDLTHKQKLRQTTKSQPSLIVGNPTMPKVILEPGQPAQQLKALIWAEKEAKDIASLMNISALTGNKATKTAILEKMSQAGIIHFATHGLLDEYRGIGSAIALAPSGKDDGLLTADEILNLKLNADLVVLSACDTGRGRITGDGVVGLSRSLISAGTASIIVSLWAVDDDSTSFLMTEFYKNREQKLDKATALRKAMLTTKAKYSSPLNWAAFTLIGESE, encoded by the coding sequence ATGTCTCATCGCCAAATTCGGTTAATTGCATTTATCACTTTCATCCTAACGGTTTTACAACCTGTGGTTAATTTGCCGATGTTATTCCAGGTATCACAGGTATTAGCACAAACGCCTGCAACGCGAAAGGCAGAAGCAGAGAGACTCTTTCAGCAAGGTATTAAGCAGTTTCAAACAAGTCAATTTACAGCAGCATTACAGTCTTGGCAACAAGCGCTAATTATTTATCGAGAAATCAAAGACCGTCAAGGTGAGGGTCAATCTCTAGGTAATCTGGGAATTGCTTACAATGCGCTGGGAGATTACACCAAAGCTATTGAATACCAATCCTCCCGTTTAGCTATTGCCCGTGAAATCAAAGACCGTTTAGGTGAGGGTAATGCTCTAGGTAATCTGGGAAATGCTTATTTCTTGCTGGGAGATTACACCAAAGCCATTGAATACCACACCTCCCATTTAGCTATTGCCCGTGAAATCAAAGACCGTTTAGGTGAGGGTAATGCTCTAGGTAATCTGGGACTTGCTTATTCCTCGCTGGGAGATTACACCAAAGCCATTGAATACCACACCTCCAGTTTAGCCATTGCCCGTGAAATCAAAGACCGTTTAGGTGAGGGTCAATCTCTAGGTAATCTGGGAAATGCTTATTCCTCGCTGGGAGATTACACCAAAGCCATTGAATACCACACCTCCCGTTTAGCTATTGCCCGTGAAATCAAAGACCGTTTAGGTGAGGGTAATGCTCTAGGTAATCTGGGAAATGCTTATTTCTTGCTGGGAGATTACACCAAAGCCATTGAATACCACACCTCCCGTTTAGCCATTGCCCGTGAAATCAAAGACCGTAGAGGTGAGGGTGCTGCTCTAAATAATCTGGGAGGTGCTTACGATGCACTGGGAGAATACACCAAAGCCATTGAATACTACACCTTCAGTTTAGTTATTGCCCGTGAAATCAAAGACCGTAGAGGTGAGGGTCAATCTCTAGGTAATCTGGGAAATGCTTACTTTTCACTAGGAGATTACACCAAAGCCATTGAATACCACACCTCCCGTTTAGCCATTGCCCGTGAAATCAAAGACCGTAGAGGTGAGGGCAATGCTCTAAATAATCTGGGAAATGCTTACTATGCACTAGGAGATTACACCAAAGCCATTGAATACTATTCCTCCAGTTTAGCCATTGCCCGTGAAATCAAAGACCGTAAAGGTGAGGGCAATGCTCTAGGTAATCTGGGAAGTGCTTACGATGCACTAGGAGATTACACCAAAGCCATTGAATACTATTCCTCCAGTTTAGCTATTCTCCGTGAAATCAAAGACCGTAGAGGTGAGAGTCAATCTCTGAATAATCTGGGAAATGCTTACGATGCACTAGGAGATTACACCAAAGCCATTGAATACCACACCTCCAGTTTAGCCATTGCCCGTGAAATCAAAGACATTCAAGGAGAAGGAGCTAGTTTAAATAATCTAGGTGCAACTTTCTATAAATCTGGCAACCTCCCACAAGCAGAAACAACTCTCTTTACTGGCATTGAAGTATGGGAATCTATCAGAGGAAAATTAGGGAACAATGATAGCTACAAAGTCTCTATTTTTGAAGAACAAGCTCGCACTTACCGCATATTACAAAAAGTTCTCATTGCTCAAAATAAAACCAATGCAGCTTTAGAAATTTCTGAACGAGGACGTGCTAGGGCTTTTGTGGAATTATTGTCTTCACGTTTATCTAACACAAATACCAGTCAAACCTCACAACCTGCTGTTGATAAACCCACTATTTCCTTATTACAAAAAATTGCCAAACAACAAAATGCTACCTTGGTTCAATATTCTATTATTACTGATGATTTGAAAATTGATGGTAAACAACAAACCAAAGAATCAGAACTCTATATCTGGGTGATTAAACCCACAGGTGAAATTGCCTTTCGTAAATCTGATTTAAAACCTCTGTGGCAAAAGGAAAATACCACTCTGAGAGAACTCGTTGATGATAGTCGTGAATCTATTGGTGTGAAAAGGAGAGGGGGTATTGTAGCTAGTCTAGATCCTAATGCTGCCCCAGTCAAAGGAAGATTTCAAAGACTCCATGAATTACTAATTACACCTATTGCGGATCTTTTACCCAAAAAGGAAACTGAAAGAGTTGTTTTCATCCCTCAAAATGAATTATTTCTTGTTCCTTTCCCTGCACTGCAAGATGAAAAAGGCAAATACTTAATCGAAAAACATACTATCCTCACAGCACCATCAATTCAGATATTGGATTTAACCCACAAGCAAAAACTCAGACAAACCACAAAATCACAACCAAGTTTAATTGTCGGTAATCCTACCATGCCCAAGGTAATACTAGAACCAGGGCAACCAGCCCAACAATTAAAAGCCTTAATCTGGGCAGAAAAGGAAGCTAAAGATATTGCTTCTCTGATGAACATTTCAGCCTTAACGGGTAATAAAGCCACGAAAACAGCAATTTTAGAGAAAATGTCCCAAGCCGGGATTATTCACTTTGCTACCCACGGTTTACTTGATGAGTATCGGGGTATAGGAAGTGCGATCGCACTTGCACCATCTGGTAAAGACGATGGTTTACTCACTGCTGACGAAATTCTTAACCTCAAACTGAATGCAGATTTAGTGGTATTAAGTGCCTGTGACACCGGACGCGGACGCATTACGGGTGATGGTGTCGTCGGTTTATCACGTTCTTTGATTAGTGCCGGTACTGCCAGTATTATCGTTTCTTTGTGGGCAGTTGATGATGATTCTACATCCTTTCTGATGACGGAGTTTTATAAAAATAGAGAACAAAAACTTGACAAAGCCACCGCATTAAGAAAAGCCATGCTGACAACAAAAGCAAAATATTCTTCCCCTCTCAATTGGGCTGCTTTTACCTTAATTGGGGAATCTGAATAG
- a CDS encoding CHAT domain-containing protein, translating into MKNFKISSISLIPQLASSWIMLLTTVSIPVNTVQANDLYLKPSTANIDTISNSANQTSIYKQLQKNLINQNKPEAALEISERSHNGEFWELLTSHKSNKIAISLSSEQIKQVAKQQNATIVQYSIINDEFVIAGKKQIQESELLIWVIQPTGEIAFRQVNLKPLWQKENTSLNDLVAGSRSRMGARNRNNKGMIKVELTKEFSSNKELLKLHEILIQPIADLLPNQPDKHIIFIPQGDLFFVPFAALQDKKGQYLIEKHTIATAPSIQVLDLLYQRKQQNQGLVKDVLIVGNPITPTKPFPGWEKPQEQHPLPGAEQEAKQIAEIFNTKALIGNAATETTIVQKMPQAKIIHLATIALPNNEQGLDSALALAPSGKDDGWLTSGEIINLNLKAELVVLSGNDTAIGKVTNDGVIGLSRSFFTAGATSVIGSLWCVSDMETAFLMTEFYQELSKNPDKAAALRQAMLITMKKYPNPMSWAGFTLIGNSQ; encoded by the coding sequence ATGAAAAACTTCAAAATCAGTTCCATTAGCTTAATTCCCCAACTAGCATCTAGTTGGATCATGCTTTTGACGACTGTTTCCATACCTGTTAACACCGTTCAAGCAAATGATCTATACCTAAAACCATCAACAGCAAATATAGATACAATATCTAATTCTGCTAACCAAACATCAATATATAAGCAATTACAAAAAAACCTCATTAATCAGAATAAACCAGAAGCTGCATTAGAAATTTCTGAACGTAGTCATAATGGTGAATTTTGGGAATTATTAACCTCACATAAATCAAATAAAATAGCCATTTCTCTATCTTCAGAGCAAATTAAACAAGTTGCTAAACAACAAAATGCCACAATTGTTCAATATTCAATTATTAATGATGAATTTGTAATTGCAGGTAAAAAGCAAATTCAAGAATCAGAACTGCTAATTTGGGTAATTCAACCTACAGGTGAAATAGCTTTTCGTCAAGTTAATCTAAAACCTTTATGGCAAAAAGAAAATACATCTTTAAATGATTTAGTCGCGGGAAGTCGCAGTAGAATGGGAGCGCGAAATAGAAATAATAAGGGAATGATTAAAGTAGAACTGACAAAGGAGTTTAGCTCAAACAAAGAATTACTAAAACTGCATGAGATTTTAATTCAACCCATTGCCGATTTATTGCCAAATCAGCCCGATAAACACATTATTTTCATTCCTCAAGGGGACTTATTTTTTGTTCCCTTTGCAGCATTACAAGATAAAAAAGGTCAATACTTAATTGAAAAACATACCATTGCCACTGCTCCCTCAATTCAAGTTTTAGATTTACTTTATCAACGAAAACAGCAAAATCAAGGATTAGTTAAAGATGTGTTAATTGTAGGTAATCCTATCACGCCTACTAAACCATTTCCAGGATGGGAAAAGCCCCAAGAACAACATCCACTTCCAGGTGCAGAACAAGAAGCAAAACAAATAGCTGAGATTTTTAACACCAAAGCACTGATAGGGAATGCAGCCACAGAAACCACAATTGTCCAAAAAATGCCACAAGCGAAAATTATTCACTTAGCGACAATTGCATTACCAAATAATGAGCAAGGATTGGACAGTGCATTAGCTTTAGCGCCCTCTGGTAAAGATGATGGTTGGCTGACATCTGGAGAAATTATCAACTTGAACCTAAAAGCGGAATTAGTGGTATTAAGTGGTAATGATACAGCTATAGGCAAAGTTACCAATGATGGTGTAATTGGTTTATCTCGGTCTTTTTTTACCGCAGGTGCTACCAGCGTGATTGGTTCTTTGTGGTGTGTCTCGGATATGGAAACAGCATTTTTGATGACTGAGTTTTATCAAGAATTAAGTAAAAATCCAGATAAAGCTGCTGCTTTGCGTCAGGCAATGCTAATAACTATGAAGAAATACCCAAATCCGATGAGTTGGGCTGGTTTTACTTTAATTGGCAATTCTCAATAA
- a CDS encoding tetratricopeptide repeat protein, translated as MKLWKLAASILVFSTIIISPKANAQNLLKPQQLAPLQNSVSPNSKDVDTYFTQGFKKVELKNFRGAIADFNKILEIDPNNAYAYVGRGFSRFGLASYQGAKKDFDKALEITPNIAYAHFFRGFTLVMLEDKQGAIADLQKASTLFKEEGKDEFAQKADSAVKQIEAS; from the coding sequence ATGAAACTTTGGAAATTAGCAGCAAGCATTCTGGTATTTAGCACAATCATTATTAGCCCCAAAGCCAACGCTCAAAATTTGTTAAAACCTCAGCAACTAGCACCATTACAGAACTCAGTAAGTCCCAATTCTAAAGATGTGGACACATACTTTACACAGGGTTTTAAAAAAGTAGAATTGAAAAATTTTCGAGGAGCGATCGCTGATTTTAACAAAATTCTCGAAATTGATCCTAATAATGCTTATGCCTATGTTGGGAGAGGATTTAGTAGATTTGGTTTAGCAAGCTATCAAGGCGCAAAAAAAGATTTTGATAAAGCCTTGGAAATTACTCCCAATATTGCTTATGCTCACTTTTTTAGAGGTTTTACCCTAGTGATGTTAGAAGATAAACAAGGAGCGATCGCTGATTTACAAAAAGCATCTACATTGTTTAAAGAAGAAGGAAAAGACGAATTTGCCCAAAAAGCAGATAGCGCAGTTAAACAAATAGAAGCTAGTTAG
- a CDS encoding CHASE2 domain-containing protein, with protein sequence MMNYTAFYLTIQQVEQICLFQLSWGQGQNLSVDVAYPEKLTTLYQEWQNIYLSFYKKALRGKVANMGSLAAPPIDWHARLVQAEAQFLSEFHHWLRSAELFEIRKQIAQASKQNQTPYLDVFITCSTLTLAKLPWEVWEIGTEFALESSQIRIVRTAKNRQGTATATQGKYPHKARILVILGDDTGLNFESEKQAIASLKDYADVKFIGWQSNKNIDDLKTEIVQTISSQNGWDILFFAGHSNQTNLTGGELGIAPGVALSISELEPALITAKDRGLQCAIFNSCNGLSIADKLIDLGISQVAVMREPIHNQVAEVFLPRFLQALSEYKDVHESLISAAQYLKVEKNFTYPSAYLIPSLFRHPGADLFRLQPAFMDEGIKKLIPNRREIIVLSVLLIISLLLPVQQFLLQRRVLLQAIYRQLTGQVATVASPPVLLVEIDEDSIRKAKISNPKPIERKYLASLIDRLTANQAKIIGIDYLLDRHQGESDRILANSIKTAVKSAKPTLFVFAGTANQDGQWLRVLPNIANLNWSLEGEIEILPGYMQLLPDHNSQYNNSQSSDPDFSKLLNPGATSISSFSGLLTLGYQLQQSSDAPQPKLDSQEDFFQQINNSPDRKVQDRSHSQTITRFSYSLHQMWMHPIIDFSISPQSVYQNIPAWQLLENQNIPKNLQNLQDIIVIIAPGGYEEAGLNYDGEDNFLISKFPAIKYWRDQENPINQSQILTGGEYHAYMVHHLRTNRLVIPIPDFWMIGIAILIGKSLSLYLLPRKKSNQPQSLIIITIVTGIYGLISLQLYISATAILLPWLLPSVTLWFYILSAILEKKSDE encoded by the coding sequence ATGATGAATTATACAGCTTTTTATCTCACAATTCAACAGGTTGAACAAATATGTTTATTTCAATTATCTTGGGGGCAAGGACAAAATTTGAGTGTCGATGTTGCCTATCCAGAAAAACTAACTACACTATACCAAGAATGGCAAAATATTTATCTGAGTTTTTATAAAAAAGCACTGCGGGGAAAAGTTGCAAATATGGGTAGTCTCGCTGCTCCTCCCATTGATTGGCACGCTCGATTAGTACAAGCTGAAGCTCAATTTTTATCTGAATTTCATCACTGGTTACGCAGTGCAGAATTATTTGAAATTCGTAAACAAATTGCTCAAGCTAGTAAACAAAATCAAACCCCCTATCTTGATGTTTTTATCACTTGTAGCACTCTAACTTTAGCCAAGTTGCCTTGGGAAGTATGGGAAATTGGTACAGAATTTGCTTTAGAGTCTAGTCAGATTCGCATTGTCCGCACTGCTAAAAATCGTCAAGGAACAGCTACAGCTACTCAGGGTAAATATCCACATAAAGCTAGAATTCTAGTAATTTTAGGAGATGACACAGGTTTAAATTTTGAATCTGAAAAACAAGCTATTGCATCTTTAAAAGATTATGCAGATGTTAAATTTATCGGTTGGCAATCTAACAAGAATATTGATGACTTAAAAACTGAAATCGTCCAAACTATTTCTTCCCAAAATGGCTGGGATATTTTATTTTTTGCAGGACACAGTAATCAAACTAATTTGACTGGTGGTGAATTAGGTATTGCTCCTGGTGTAGCTTTATCAATTTCTGAACTTGAACCGGCTTTAATTACTGCTAAAGATAGAGGATTACAATGTGCTATTTTCAATTCTTGTAATGGTTTGAGTATTGCTGATAAATTAATTGATTTGGGTATCAGTCAAGTTGCGGTAATGCGTGAACCTATTCATAATCAAGTAGCAGAAGTATTTTTACCCCGCTTTTTGCAAGCTTTGTCTGAATATAAAGATGTTCATGAATCGTTGATTTCAGCAGCACAATATTTAAAAGTAGAAAAGAATTTTACTTATCCCAGTGCATATTTGATTCCTTCGTTATTTCGGCATCCAGGAGCAGATTTATTTCGTCTTCAACCTGCTTTTATGGATGAAGGAATTAAAAAGTTAATTCCTAATCGTCGAGAAATAATTGTACTTTCAGTTTTATTGATTATTAGCTTGCTGTTACCAGTTCAACAATTTTTATTACAGCGTCGAGTATTATTACAAGCTATCTATCGTCAACTTACAGGACAAGTTGCAACTGTAGCAAGTCCCCCAGTTTTATTGGTAGAAATTGATGAAGATTCCATTAGAAAGGCTAAAATTTCTAACCCTAAACCGATTGAGCGTAAGTATTTAGCAAGTTTAATTGATAGGTTAACGGCTAATCAAGCCAAAATAATTGGTATTGATTATTTATTAGATAGACATCAAGGAGAAAGCGATCGCATTCTTGCTAACTCTATCAAAACTGCTGTAAAATCAGCAAAACCGACATTGTTTGTTTTTGCTGGAACTGCAAATCAAGATGGTCAATGGTTACGGGTATTACCTAATATTGCTAATCTTAATTGGAGTCTAGAAGGTGAAATTGAGATTTTACCTGGATATATGCAACTATTACCTGATCATAATTCTCAGTATAATAATTCTCAGTCTTCAGACCCGGATTTTTCTAAGTTATTAAATCCTGGTGCTACTTCAATTTCGAGTTTTTCAGGTTTATTAACACTTGGATATCAGTTACAACAATCTTCTGATGCACCACAACCAAAATTAGACAGTCAAGAGGATTTTTTTCAACAAATAAACAATTCTCCAGATCGTAAAGTGCAAGATAGATCCCATTCTCAAACGATTACAAGGTTCAGTTACTCACTGCATCAAATGTGGATGCACCCAATTATTGATTTTTCTATTTCTCCTCAATCAGTATATCAAAATATTCCCGCTTGGCAATTATTGGAGAATCAAAATATTCCTAAAAATCTCCAAAATTTACAAGATATCATAGTCATTATTGCACCGGGAGGATATGAAGAAGCTGGATTAAATTATGACGGTGAAGATAATTTTTTAATATCAAAGTTTCCAGCTATTAAATATTGGCGTGATCAAGAAAATCCCATTAATCAAAGCCAAATATTAACAGGTGGTGAATATCATGCCTATATGGTACATCATTTACGTACTAACAGATTAGTTATTCCCATTCCTGATTTTTGGATGATTGGGATAGCTATATTAATAGGCAAAAGTTTAAGTTTATATTTATTACCCAGAAAAAAATCTAATCAACCGCAATCTTTAATCATAATCACCATAGTTACAGGTATTTATGGTTTAATAAGTTTACAATTATACATTTCTGCAACTGCAATTTTATTACCTTGGTTGTTACCTTCTGTAACATTGTGGTTTTACATTCTATCTGCGATTTTGGAGAAAAAATCTGATGAATAA
- a CDS encoding CHAT domain-containing protein: MLYRFKSLSLVTLVLSLSFPVGVAESRTKEIIPTTLTAQTETTEPRKDEALGLNNSSFLNHNSRINQVLAQKPNNQKTQAEKLLQKGEELLFNEQSQAALQSFQQALKIYRRINNSLGAGESIRLIGRAYYNLKDEKKAMTYFDRALQIAETIKNRELKGKTLLALGVLYSLKEPKRAISYYEEALKIAKAINNFDLQARVNFNLGREYQIALGNDDRADKYYQESMINAQKSKNHDTKVWVLFKLGSIYSLRNAVTGINLLEQALVIVRQNSNSTAEKQILRKYEPSLLIALGRSYFFGFANALKKDPEALIQKQLQYYKEAVTVAKETGAIIKQGEALVEIAKTYKGTESSKALAALEQAAKIFQQENNTNKLQDTLYTLGSVYQEIGQLEKSLTYYQQALAVVEKVVTQSPLDIVSKNWAQADIFDGIARVYLTLSKYEKSIEFYQQSVDVWILTLKYIEGLKQDQKNLPFQNLYVDNTKRFIRGGYLSIASNYSFLGQFDQVRKNIQLGEAYSDSSSDSSSDSKDQNLKSALADLEKWRSLRLGFAVEAYALSQVGIANAELGNNDLALKDFQQAIKLSENFPATQANIFFSIGLFYTKQGQYDLAISFHEKGVAAAQKANNKVLQALILHEIGINNFDIGNLPKAVVALYEAITIYESVRIDLTDKSQISIFEGQSTTYTILQKSLIAQNKFQEALEVAERGRARAFVNLLTSRISGKQVNQLNVQPPTIEKIQKIAREQNATIVEYTISHQSGRQNYPKTWNRSEMYIWVVKPTKEISFKQVDLTTLKTPLVDLVKNSRFSMGAGGRGVNIVPTGEPVQKENLQTLHKILIAPIASLLPTKPEEKVIFIPHESLFLVPFVALQDKDGKYLIEKHTILTAPAIQVLDLTNQQRQKVRGKDILVMGNPEMPKVGIPPEQLDPLKGAEKETLAIAKFFQDKLLKTKAITGKDATKAAFKQKLSSARIIHLATHGLLADTDKSIPTAIALAPTKNDDGLLTPAEIIDLSINAELVVLSACDTGRGAITGDGVVGLSRSLITAGASSVIVSLWAVPDTPTAELMTEFYQQWRQNPDKAVALRNAMLNTMKKRPAPVNWAAFTLIGESK; the protein is encoded by the coding sequence ATGCTTTACCGTTTTAAATCCCTTTCTCTTGTGACTTTGGTGCTTTCCCTGTCTTTCCCTGTCGGTGTTGCTGAATCAAGGACAAAGGAAATTATACCAACTACCTTGACTGCACAAACAGAAACTACAGAACCACGCAAAGATGAAGCGTTGGGGCTGAATAACTCCAGCTTTCTGAACCATAACTCAAGAATTAACCAGGTATTGGCACAAAAACCAAATAATCAAAAAACTCAAGCAGAAAAACTGCTGCAAAAAGGTGAAGAACTGCTGTTTAATGAGCAATCTCAAGCTGCTTTGCAAAGTTTTCAACAGGCATTGAAGATTTATCGCCGAATTAATAACTCCCTGGGAGCAGGTGAGTCAATTAGATTAATTGGTAGAGCTTACTATAATTTGAAAGATGAAAAGAAGGCAATGACTTACTTTGACAGGGCATTGCAAATCGCTGAAACTATCAAAAATCGTGAATTAAAAGGAAAAACATTACTTGCATTAGGAGTCCTGTATTCTCTAAAAGAACCTAAACGCGCCATTTCCTACTATGAAGAAGCTTTAAAAATTGCCAAAGCTATTAATAATTTTGACTTGCAAGCAAGAGTCAATTTCAATTTGGGTAGAGAGTATCAAATAGCTTTAGGAAATGATGATCGCGCCGATAAATACTATCAAGAAAGTATGATAAATGCACAAAAAAGTAAAAACCATGATACAAAAGTATGGGTACTATTCAAGCTAGGTTCTATTTACTCTTTGAGGAATGCAGTCACAGGAATAAATTTATTAGAACAAGCTTTGGTAATTGTTAGACAGAATAGTAATTCTACAGCAGAAAAGCAGATCCTTCGCAAATACGAACCCTCTCTTCTTATTGCACTTGGCAGAAGTTATTTCTTTGGTTTCGCTAACGCACTAAAGAAAGATCCAGAAGCACTTATTCAAAAACAACTTCAGTATTATAAAGAAGCTGTCACAGTTGCCAAGGAGACAGGGGCAATTATTAAACAAGGAGAAGCGTTAGTTGAAATTGCCAAGACCTACAAGGGGACTGAATCATCAAAAGCATTAGCAGCACTGGAGCAAGCTGCAAAAATATTCCAACAGGAGAATAATACTAACAAACTTCAAGATACCTTGTATACTTTGGGTAGCGTTTATCAAGAAATAGGACAATTAGAAAAATCTCTAACATACTATCAGCAAGCTTTAGCTGTTGTAGAGAAAGTAGTTACTCAATCTCCTCTAGATATTGTAAGCAAAAATTGGGCGCAAGCAGATATTTTTGATGGTATAGCCCGTGTATATCTGACTCTTAGTAAGTATGAAAAATCAATTGAATTTTATCAGCAGTCGGTAGATGTCTGGATCTTAACTCTTAAATATATTGAAGGTCTGAAACAAGATCAAAAAAATCTCCCTTTTCAAAATCTTTATGTTGATAATACCAAACGTTTCATTAGAGGAGGCTATCTTAGTATAGCATCGAATTATAGCTTTTTAGGGCAATTTGATCAAGTACGAAAAAATATCCAGTTAGGAGAAGCATATTCTGATTCTAGTTCTGATTCTAGTTCTGATTCTAAAGACCAGAATTTAAAATCTGCATTAGCTGATTTAGAAAAGTGGAGATCGTTGAGATTGGGATTTGCAGTAGAAGCCTATGCCTTAAGCCAGGTTGGTATTGCTAATGCTGAACTTGGAAACAATGATCTGGCATTGAAAGATTTTCAACAAGCAATTAAATTATCTGAAAATTTTCCTGCAACTCAAGCAAATATATTTTTTAGTATTGGGTTATTCTATACAAAACAAGGTCAATATGATTTAGCCATAAGTTTTCATGAAAAAGGTGTAGCAGCTGCCCAAAAAGCTAACAACAAAGTATTACAAGCATTAATTTTACATGAAATTGGCATAAATAATTTCGATATAGGCAATCTACCTAAAGCGGTCGTTGCTTTATATGAAGCTATTACAATTTATGAATCTGTGCGGATTGACTTAACAGATAAAAGCCAAATTTCTATTTTTGAGGGTCAATCTACAACTTACACTATATTACAAAAAAGTTTAATTGCCCAAAATAAGTTTCAAGAAGCATTAGAAGTAGCTGAACGTGGTAGGGCGAGAGCATTTGTAAATCTCTTAACATCACGCATTTCAGGGAAGCAGGTTAATCAGTTAAATGTTCAACCACCAACTATTGAAAAAATCCAGAAAATTGCCAGAGAGCAAAATGCGACAATTGTAGAATATACAATTTCTCATCAATCAGGAAGGCAAAATTATCCAAAAACTTGGAATCGATCTGAGATGTATATCTGGGTAGTTAAACCAACAAAGGAAATTAGCTTTAAACAAGTAGACCTGACAACATTAAAAACACCACTTGTTGATCTTGTCAAAAATAGCCGTTTTTCTATGGGTGCTGGAGGACGGGGTGTTAACATAGTACCTACAGGTGAGCCAGTTCAAAAAGAGAATTTACAAACCCTACATAAAATATTAATTGCTCCTATTGCCTCTCTTCTCCCTACTAAACCAGAAGAAAAAGTCATTTTTATTCCCCATGAATCGCTGTTTTTAGTTCCTTTTGTGGCACTGCAAGACAAAGACGGTAAATACTTAATTGAAAAGCACACAATCTTAACTGCACCAGCAATTCAAGTTTTAGATTTAACAAATCAACAACGGCAAAAAGTCCGGGGTAAAGATATCTTAGTGATGGGTAATCCAGAAATGCCAAAAGTGGGAATTCCTCCTGAACAACTTGACCCCCTTAAAGGTGCAGAAAAGGAAACTTTGGCAATTGCTAAATTCTTCCAAGATAAATTATTGAAAACTAAAGCTATCACTGGGAAAGATGCCACAAAAGCTGCTTTTAAACAAAAATTATCATCTGCCAGAATTATTCATTTAGCAACACATGGACTTTTAGCTGATACTGATAAAAGTATTCCTACCGCCATAGCCCTAGCACCTACGAAAAATGATGATGGTTTACTCACTCCTGCGGAAATTATTGATTTATCTATTAATGCTGAATTGGTGGTTTTGAGTGCTTGCGATACTGGTAGAGGTGCAATTACTGGTGATGGTGTTGTTGGCTTATCTCGTTCTTTGATTACTGCTGGTGCGTCCAGTGTCATTGTCTCTTTGTGGGCTGTTCCAGATACACCTACAGCAGAATTAATGACTGAGTTTTATCAACAATGGCGACAAAATCCTGATAAGGCTGTGGCGTTAAGAAATGCTATGCTCAACACTATGAAAAAAAGACCTGCTCCAGTAAATTGGGCGGCTTTTACTTTAATTGGTGAGTCTAAGTAG